A window of Patagioenas fasciata isolate bPatFas1 chromosome 5, bPatFas1.hap1, whole genome shotgun sequence contains these coding sequences:
- the TRAF6 gene encoding TNF receptor-associated factor 6: protein MSLLYSDNSCGTQEAESGCCAAMASACSVGAKEDSISISSGTGNPPSSFTEEPQGYDVEFDPPLESKYECPICLMALREAVQTPCGHRFCKGCIVKSIRDAGHKCPIDNEILLENQLFPDNFAKREILSLMVKCPNKGCSTKMELRHLEDHELQCDFSTVECPQCQGAFQKNHLKEHMTQECPRRQVCCPNCATSMAYEDKELHDQTCPLANVFCEYCNTVLIREQMPNHYDNDCPTAPVPCFYSAFGCPEKMQRNELARHMQEFTQVHMRMMAQSFQNISVTATNPVPFINGLPFEPALFSHVSHTAYDCNPEVENFKETIQQLEGRLVRQDHQIRELIAKMETQNTHMAELKRTIRNLEGKISEMEAQQCNGIYIWKIENFSGLQKAQEEERPVVMHSPGFYTGKPGYKLCLRLHIQLPNAQRCANFISLFVHTMQGEYDSHLPWPFQGTIRLSILDQSEGPERQNHEEVMEAKPELLAFQRPTIHRNPKGFGYVTFMHLQALKQRTFVKDDTLLVRCEVLTRLDLNSLRREGFQARSTDGPM from the exons ATGAGCTTGCTATATAGTGATAACAGTTGTGGAACCCAAGAGGCGGAAAGTGGCTGCTGTGCAGCCATGGCCAGTGCTTGCAGCGTTGGAGCAAAAGAAGACAGCATAAGCATCAGCAGTGGGACTGGAAACCCTCCAAGTTCTTTTACAGAGGAACCACAAGGATATGATGTGGAGTTTGATCCGCCCTTGGAAAGTAAATATGAATGTCCAATCTGTTTGATGGCTCTTCGGGAAGCAGTGCAGACACCGTGTGGACACCGTTTCTGCAAAGGCTGCATTGTCAAATCAATAAG AGATGCAGGTCACAAATGTCCAATAGACAATGAAATTCTGCTTGAAAATCAACTTTTTCCTGACAACTTTGCTAAACGGGAAATACTGTCATTAATGGTTAAGTGTCCCAACAAGGGCTGCAGTACGAAGATGGAGCTGAGGCATTTAGAG GACCACGAGTTGCAGTGTGATTTTTCCACTGTGGAATGCCCACAGTGCCAAGGAGCCTTCCAGAAGAACCATCTGAAAGAGCACATGACACAGGAGTGTCCGAGGCGTCAAGTCTGTTGTCCAAACTGTGCCACATCTATGGCCTATGAAGATAAAGAG CTTCATGACCAAACCTGCCCACTTGCCAATGTATTTTGTGAATATTGCAACACAGTGCTCATCAGAGAGCAG ATGCCTAACCATTATGACAATGATTGTCCTACTGCCCCAGTGCCATGTTTTTACAGTGCTTTTGGGTGTCCTGAAAAG ATGCAAAGGAATGAACTGGCACGACATATGCAGGAGTTCACTCAGGTTCACATGAGAATGATGGCTCAGAGTTTTCAAAATATCAGTGTTACTGCTACAAATCCTGTACCCTTCATCAATGGCCTACCCTTTGAGCCTGCCCTCTTCTCACATGTGTCACACACCGCATATGATTGTAATCCAGAAGTTGAAAACTTCAAAGAAACTATTCAGCAGTTGGAAGGTCGTCTGGTAAGACAAGATCACCAAATCAGAGAACTCATTGCTAAAATGGAGACTCAGAACACTCATATGGCAGAACTCAAACGTACAATCCGCAATTTGGAGGGGAAGATTAGTGAAATGGAGGCACAGCAATGTAATGGTATTTATATCTGGAAGATTGAGAACTTCAGTGGACTTCAGAAAGCCCAGGAAGAAGAGAGACCTGTTGTGATGCACAGTCCTGGCTTCTACACTGGAAAGCCCGGCTACAAGCTGTGTTTGCGCCTGCATATTCAGTTACCAAATGCTCAGCGTTGTGCTAATTTTATATCTCTGTTTGTCCACACTATGCAGGGAGAATATGACAGCCATCTGCCTTGGCCTTTTCAAGGCACTATACGACTTTCTATTTTGGATCAATCAGAAGGCCCTGAAAGGCAGAATCATGAAGAAGTAATGGAAGCCAAGCCAGAATTACTAGCTTTCCAGAGACCAACAATTCACCGCAATCCGAAAGGTTTCGGTTATGTGACATTCATGCACCTGCAAGCCTTGAAACAAAGAACCTTCGTAAAGGATGACACCCTTCTGGTGCGCTGTGAAGTTCTAACGCGTCTAGATTTGAACAGTCTCCGCAGAGAAGGATTTCAGGCTCGCAGTACGGATGGACCTATGTAG
- the RAG1 gene encoding V(D)J recombination-activating protein 1: protein MSVDSQMDLPEEIQHPYTKFSEWKFKLFKVRPFKKIPSDNSQHINKDQAEEIASSCKKVIPHKDETVPKGEKMDLMGNRQALEKDGMKTQDNEAHQNNLRQLCRICGVSLQTGCYKRTHPVHGPVDDETLCLLRKKEKKATSWPDLIAKVFKIDVRGDVDTIHPTRFCHNCWSIIHSKFSNTPCEVYFPRNSTMEWQPHSPNCVICHTTSRGVKRKSQPPSVQHDKRVKTLAECAQISRGVKNQAQINNKNVMKERINCKNIHLSTKLLAVDYPVDFIKSISCQICEHILADPVETTCRHLFCRTCILKYIKVMGSYCPSCWYPCFPTDLVTPVKSFLNILDNLSIRCPVKECDEEILYGKYSQHLSSHKEMKDRELYSHINKGGRPRQHLLSLTRRAQKHRLRELKRQVKAFAEKEEGGDIKAVCMTLFLLALRAKNEHKQADELEAIMQGRGSGLHPAVCLAIRVNTFLSCSQYHKMYRTVKAVTGRQIFQPLHALRTAEKALLPGYHPFEWKPPLKNVSTNTEVGIIDGLSGLSVSIDDYPVDTIAKRFRYDAALVCALKDMEEEILEGMKAKNLDDYLNGPFTVVVKESCDGMGDVSEKHGSGPAVPEKAVRFSFTIMNIAIAHGNEIKRIFEEVKPNSELCCKPLCLMLADESDHETLTAILSPLIAEREAMKNSELLLEIGGILRTFKFIFRGTGYDEKLVREVEGLEASGSTYICTLCDATRLEASQNLVLHSITRSHAENLERYEIWRSNPYHESVDELRDRVKGVSAKPFIETVPSIDALHCDIGNATEFYRIFQMEIGEVYKNPDASKEERKRWQLTLDKHLRKKMNLKPMMRMSGNFARKLMSKETVEAVCELIKCEERHEALKELMDLYLKMKPVWRSSCPAKECPELLCQYSYNSQSFAELLSTKFKYRYEGKITNYFHKTLAHVPEIIERDGSIGAWASEGNESGNKLFRRFRKMNARQSKCYEMEDVLKHHWLYTSKYLQKFMNAHKTLKSQGFTIDPEESSGVSMPLEVSESNDSAEL from the coding sequence ATGTCAGTAGACTCACAAATGGACCTGCCTGAAGAAATTCAGCATCCATATACAAAATTTTCTGAATGGAAATTCAAACTCTTTAAagtgagaccatttaaaaaaataccttcTGATAACAGCCAGCACATAAACAAAGATCAGGCAGAAGAGATTGCTTCTTCATGCAAAAAAGTCATACCGCATAAAGATGAAACAGTGCCAAAAGGAGAAAAGATGGACTTAATGGGCAATAGGCAGGCACTTGAGAAAGATGGCATGAAAACACAAGACAATGAAGCTCATCAGAACAATCTGAGGCAACTTTGCCGTATCTGTGGAGTTTCGCTTCAAACTGGTTGTTACAAGAGAACTCATCCAGTGCATGGGCCAGTGGATGATGAAACTCTCTGCCttctgagaaagaaagagaaaaaagcaacCTCTTGGCCAGATCTTATTGCTAAGGTTTTTAAGATTGATGTTCGAGGGGATGTTGATACTATCCATCCCACTAGATTTTGTCACAACTGCTGGAGTATTATCCATAGCAAATTCAGTAATACTCCATGTGAAGTATATTTTCCTAGGAACAGCACAATGGAGTGGCAACCCCACTCCCCAAACTGTGTTATATGCCACACTACCAGTCGGGGAGTTAAGAGAAAAAGCCAGCCACCCAGTGTACAACATGACAAACGTGTGAAGACCCTTGCAGAATGCGCTCAAATAAGCAGAGGTGTAAAGAACCAAGCACAGATAAACaacaaaaatgtaatgaaagaGAGAATCAATTGCAAGAACATACATCTCAGCACCAAGCTGCTTGCAGTTGATTACCCGGTAGATTTCATTAAATCCATCTCTTGCCAGATCTGTGAGCATATTTTGGCAGATCCAGTGGAAACAACATGTAGGcacttgttttgcagaacttgcaTCCTTAAATATATCAAGGTTATGGGCAGCTATTGCCCATCCTGCTGGTATCCTTGCTTTCCTACTGACCTGGTAACCCCAGTCAAATCCTTCCTAAACATTCTTGATAACTTGAGTATAAGATGCCCTGTAAAGGAATGTGATGAAGAGATCTTGTATGGAAAATACAGCCAACACCTCTCCAGCCACAAGGAGATGAAAGATAGAGAGCTCTACAGCCACATAAATAAAGGCGGCCGGCCAAGGCAGCATCTCCTGTCTTTGACCAGGAGAGCTCAGAAACATCGTCTGAGAGAACTGAAACGTCAAGTCAAGGCTTTTGCTGAGAAAGAAGAGGGCGGTGACATAAAGGCTGTATGTATGACTTTGTTCCTGCTAGCTTTAAGAGCTAAAAATGAACACAAACAAGCAGATGAATTGGAGGCTATAATGCAAGGGAGGGGATCTGGACTTCACCCTGCTGTCTGCCTGGCAATCCGAGTCAACACGTTTCTCAGCTGTAGCCAATATCATAAAATGTATAGAACGGTAAAAGCTGTCACTGGGAGGCAGATCTTCCAACCTTTGCATGCTCTTCGCACAGCTGAGAAAGCCCTCCTACCAGGTTATCATCCATTCGAGTGGAAACCTCCCTTGAAAAATGTATCCACTAATACAGAAGTAGGAATTATAGATGGACTATCAGGATTGTCAGTCTCAATTGATGACTACCCAGTAGACACAATTGCAAAGAGATTCCGATATGATGCAGCCTTGGTTTGTGCTTTAAAAGACATGGAGGAGGAGATCTTGGAAGGCATGAAAGCAAAAAACCTGGATGACTATTTGAACGGTCCTTTCACTGTGGTAGTAAAAGAGTCCTGTGATGGAATGGGAGATGTCAGCGAGAAGCATGGAAGTGGGCCTGCTGTCCCAGAGAAGGCTGTTCGCTTTTCTTTCACAATCATGAACATTGCTATCGCACATGGGAATGAAATCAAGAGGATCTTTGAAGAAGTAAAGCCCAATTCAGAGTTGTGTTGCAAGCCCTTGTGCCTTATGCTGGCTGACGAATCAGATCATGAAACTCTGACAGCAATCTTGAGCCCCCTCATAGCAGAAAGAGAGGCTATGAAAAACAGTGAACTACTGCTTGAAATTGGAGGCATCCTGAGAACATTCAAATTCATCTTTAGGGGTACAGGATATGATGAGAAACTTGTGCGGGAAGTGGAAGGGCTGGAAGCTtcaggttccacttatatttgtaCCCTGTGTGATGCAACCCGTTTGGAGGCGTCCCAGAATTTGGTCTTACACTCCATAACCAGAAGCCATGCCGAAAATCTGGAGAGATATGAAATATGGAGGTCCAATCCATATCATGAATCTGTTGATGAGCTCCGTGACAGAGTGAAGGGTGTTTCAGCCAAACCTTTTATTGAGACTGTTCCCTCCATAGATGCATTGCACTGCGACATTGGCAATGCAACAGAATTCTACAGGATTTTCCAGATGGAGATCGGTGAAGTTTACAAGAATCCTGATGCATCTAAAGAGGAGCGGAAGAGGTGGCAGTTGACTCTTGACAAACACCTCAGGAAGAAGATGAACCTGAAGCCTATGATGAGGATGAGTGGAAATTTTGCTAGAAAGCTCATGTCCAAAGAGACAGTAGAGGCAGTATGTGAATTAATAAAGTGTGAGGAAAGGCATGAAGCCCTAAAAGAATTAATGGACCTTTATCTGAAGATGAAGCCAGTGTGGCGATCTTCATGCCCTGCCAAGGAGTGTCCAGAATTGCTGTGCCAGTATAGCTACAATTCACAGAGTTTTGCTGAGCTCCTGTCTACAAAGTTCAAGTACAGATATGAAGGCAAGATTACAAATTATTTCCACAAAACCCTTGCTCATGTTCCTGAAATAATTGAGAGAGATGGGTCCATTGGGGCCTGGGCAAGTGAAGGAAATGAGTCTGGAAATAAACTATTTAGGAGGTTCCGAAAAATGAATGCCAGGCAGTCTAAATGCTACGAGATGGAGGATGTCTTGAAACATCACTGGTTATATACGTCTAAGTACCTTCAGAAGTTCATGAATGCtcataaaacattaaaaagccaGGGCTTCACCATTGATCCAGAGGAAAGTTCAGGTGTCTCCATGCCATTGGAGGTATCAGAAAGCAACGATTCAGCAGAACTCTAA